One candidate division KSB1 bacterium DNA segment encodes these proteins:
- a CDS encoding PorV/PorQ family protein produces MTGNKAISLLVISSLVLLFLAPNSYAVKSRAGTATANFLEIGMGSAGSAMGDAYVSMADDISSLYWNPAGLGYMERSEAQFTIQPWVVDINTSFVGVGLVLPRIGTLAMGLTSVGYGEIPVTNLAFQEGTGEMFTASEYAAALSYSRRLAQWFSFGASVKYIHSQIWHCGASAMAVDLGVKLNTHFFSPTGEKADGMAIGMSISNYGTRMKYDGLDLLQPIDLLPDEQGNYQFANGKFETVEWELPLIFRVGVAVHPIVVGGNRLTIAVDALHPNNNTESVNVGAQYQLKVPAVGSLYLRGGYKALFMEDSYYGPTFGGGIFLNLMGNVGLRIDYAYKNVGLLGNFHTYTCGITF; encoded by the coding sequence ATGACTGGAAATAAAGCGATCAGCTTGTTGGTCATCAGCAGCCTGGTGCTTCTCTTTCTGGCGCCCAACAGCTATGCCGTAAAGAGTCGCGCCGGCACGGCCACGGCAAACTTTTTGGAAATCGGGATGGGCAGCGCCGGTTCCGCCATGGGCGATGCCTACGTCAGCATGGCCGACGACATTTCTTCCCTTTATTGGAACCCGGCAGGCTTGGGGTATATGGAACGCAGCGAAGCGCAGTTCACTATCCAGCCCTGGGTGGTCGACATCAACACCTCCTTTGTCGGCGTCGGCTTGGTTCTGCCGCGCATCGGCACCTTGGCGATGGGACTGACTTCCGTCGGTTATGGCGAAATTCCGGTTACCAACCTGGCCTTTCAGGAAGGTACCGGTGAGATGTTTACGGCCAGTGAATATGCCGCTGCCCTGAGCTATTCTCGCCGATTAGCACAGTGGTTTTCATTCGGCGCTTCGGTTAAATACATCCATTCGCAGATTTGGCACTGCGGCGCCAGCGCCATGGCGGTCGATTTGGGCGTAAAGCTCAACACGCATTTCTTCTCTCCGACCGGCGAAAAGGCCGACGGTATGGCTATCGGCATGAGCATTTCCAACTACGGCACGCGCATGAAGTACGACGGTTTGGATCTGCTGCAGCCGATCGACCTGCTGCCGGATGAGCAGGGTAACTATCAATTCGCCAACGGCAAATTTGAAACCGTCGAGTGGGAACTGCCGCTAATCTTCCGCGTCGGTGTTGCCGTACATCCTATTGTCGTCGGCGGTAATCGGTTGACCATTGCCGTGGATGCTCTGCATCCGAACAACAACACCGAATCGGTCAATGTGGGCGCCCAGTATCAGCTCAAAGTGCCGGCCGTCGGCAGCCTGTACCTGCGCGGCGGTTACAAGGCGCTGTTCATGGAAGATTCCTATTACGGCCCGACGTTCGGCGGCGGCATCTTTCTCAACCTGATGGGCAACGTCGGTTTGCGCATCGACTATGCCTATAAGAACGTCGGTCTTTTGGGCAACTTTCATACATACACCTGCGGAATTACGTTCTGA
- a CDS encoding RraA family protein, giving the protein MRAVSICLGVIIATESFALAQQATPEALRRGIHFIPTHFYSADENQELLRLYQGLRVADVSDGMDRVGLPNKGLVDASIHPAWIDQDSLKHQFRGIALTVRYVPTQMKDRPEAGEEFSRWEGNFYNNYSSEPFTSIIEPGHVIVIDDDEFGDVGTIGSNNILVWHSKGAVAVVTDAGARDTDEVAKERVPLYLRQKSRGIRPGRNQLESVNRPVAVGGVLVCPGDVVVGDGDGVIVVPRAVARRVAEEARKILDEDKKARRNLYEQLGLPPDQTVH; this is encoded by the coding sequence ATGCGTGCGGTGAGTATCTGTTTGGGGGTCATTATCGCGACGGAAAGTTTTGCTCTTGCGCAGCAGGCGACTCCCGAGGCGCTGCGCCGAGGCATCCATTTCATTCCGACGCACTTTTATTCCGCTGATGAAAACCAAGAATTGCTTCGACTCTATCAGGGGTTGCGCGTAGCCGACGTATCGGACGGCATGGACCGGGTCGGCTTGCCGAATAAAGGATTAGTCGACGCATCGATTCATCCCGCATGGATTGACCAGGACTCGCTCAAGCATCAATTTCGCGGCATTGCCCTTACGGTGAGATATGTGCCGACGCAGATGAAGGATCGCCCGGAAGCCGGGGAAGAGTTCAGTCGCTGGGAGGGCAATTTTTACAACAACTATTCATCCGAACCGTTTACTTCAATCATCGAGCCGGGGCACGTCATTGTCATCGATGACGATGAATTCGGCGATGTGGGCACGATCGGATCCAACAACATCCTGGTTTGGCATTCCAAGGGGGCGGTCGCGGTCGTGACCGATGCGGGGGCGCGCGACACCGACGAGGTCGCCAAAGAGCGGGTGCCTCTTTATTTGCGCCAAAAAAGTCGCGGCATTCGTCCCGGCCGCAATCAGCTCGAGTCGGTCAATCGGCCGGTGGCTGTCGGCGGGGTTCTGGTTTGTCCCGGCGATGTAGTCGTGGGCGACGGCGACGGCGTGATCGTGGTACCGCGCGCCGTGGCACGCCGCGTAGCCGAAGAAGCGCGCAAAATACTTGATGAAGACAAGAAGGCCCGCCGTAACCTATATGAGCAGCTCGGTCTTCCGCCCGACCAAACCGTGCATTAA
- the malQ gene encoding 4-alpha-glucanotransferase, whose translation MKLQRGSGILLHITSLPSPFGIGDLGPVAYHFVNLLADAGQRYWQILPLNPTEPIYGNSPYLSVSAFALNPLLMSPELLVSDGLLEEGDLGLAPSFPYDAVDYEQVAAFKTDLFRRAFHRLEGKHLEAFEKFCRQEGQWLADYGLFMALRQAFNGVSWLDWPEPLRDRKSSALAKMKKELLNEIRFYQFQQYIVQKQWQDLRDYCRKRGVQIIGDLPIYVEHGSVDVWCAPQFFKLDSNKRPYVVAGVPPDYFSATGQRWGNPIYDWENLRRDRFSWWAARLKRNLDLLDLVRIDHFRGLVAYWEIPAEEPTAINGKWVQVPTDDLFSAFRAACSEFRVIAEDLGIITDDVKEVLKKYDLPGMKVLQFAFGGDLESNPYLPHNYPENCVVYTGTHDNNTTLGWYRNDATAAERWNLGVYFGREINEQNVVWTLIEAALSSRAAAAIIPMQDVLELDDRGRMNVPGRLDGNWRWKLYPGQVNASAILRLAELSRQHHR comes from the coding sequence ATGAAACTGCAGCGCGGCAGCGGCATTCTTTTACACATTACTTCTCTCCCTTCTCCCTTCGGCATAGGCGATCTAGGCCCTGTGGCTTACCATTTTGTAAATCTACTGGCCGACGCCGGCCAAAGATATTGGCAGATCCTGCCGCTCAATCCGACGGAGCCGATTTACGGCAATTCTCCCTATTTGAGCGTCAGCGCTTTTGCCCTCAATCCGCTGCTCATGAGCCCTGAGCTGCTGGTTTCCGACGGTCTGTTGGAAGAGGGCGACTTGGGCTTAGCCCCTTCTTTTCCCTACGACGCGGTCGATTATGAACAGGTCGCCGCCTTCAAGACCGATCTGTTTCGTCGAGCTTTTCATAGACTCGAAGGTAAACATCTTGAGGCTTTTGAAAAATTTTGCCGTCAGGAAGGGCAATGGCTTGCGGACTATGGCCTCTTCATGGCGCTGCGGCAGGCTTTTAACGGCGTTTCATGGTTGGATTGGCCGGAGCCTTTACGCGACCGAAAGTCTTCCGCCCTCGCGAAAATGAAAAAAGAGCTGCTTAATGAGATACGTTTTTATCAATTCCAGCAATATATTGTGCAAAAGCAATGGCAGGATTTGCGCGACTATTGTCGTAAAAGAGGTGTGCAGATCATCGGCGATTTGCCGATTTATGTCGAGCACGGCAGCGTCGATGTTTGGTGTGCACCCCAGTTCTTCAAACTCGACTCGAACAAACGGCCCTATGTCGTCGCCGGAGTGCCGCCGGACTATTTCAGCGCCACCGGCCAACGCTGGGGCAATCCCATTTATGATTGGGAAAACCTGCGCCGCGACCGTTTTTCCTGGTGGGCGGCGCGCCTCAAACGGAACCTCGATCTGCTCGACCTTGTCCGCATCGATCATTTCCGCGGCTTGGTCGCTTATTGGGAGATTCCCGCCGAAGAACCGACGGCAATCAACGGTAAATGGGTACAGGTACCTACAGACGATCTCTTTTCCGCTTTCCGCGCTGCATGCAGCGAATTCCGCGTGATTGCCGAAGATCTGGGCATAATCACGGACGACGTCAAAGAAGTACTGAAAAAATACGATCTTCCTGGCATGAAAGTCCTCCAGTTTGCCTTCGGCGGAGATCTGGAAAGCAACCCTTACTTGCCGCACAATTATCCGGAAAACTGTGTCGTTTATACCGGCACGCATGACAACAATACCACGCTCGGTTGGTACCGTAACGACGCAACCGCGGCGGAGCGGTGGAACCTCGGCGTCTATTTCGGCCGCGAGATCAATGAACAAAATGTGGTTTGGACTTTGATCGAAGCTGCGCTGTCCTCCAGGGCTGCAGCGGCGATTATTCCGATGCAGGACGTCCTCGAACTCGATGACCGGGGGCGCATGAATGTGCCCGGTCGGCTCGACGGTAATTGGCGCTGGAAACTTTATCCCGGCCAAGTCAATGCATCGGCGATCCTGCGTTTGGCTGAATTGAGTCGTCAGCATCATCGCTAA
- a CDS encoding T9SS type A sorting domain-containing protein produces the protein MKKFAVLLFAIFVLTFGSGFAQVNEDGVLVVPKTAAKPVIDGEFDDVWKYVGETLCIIRDAGDAADPDDWFDLFGSLKMMFDDENLYVWLWVHDELINPGTDWQYDGVELYFDADNSKTEGGYDGVDDVQIRFNVGETTTDKIDVGYGNAAGWGYNRDGIDFYIGETAIGWVLEAAMPLADLQLVPGTEFGFDCQINDADESTRSNMYRWWSNNNDEWRNASLFGTAYLDNKRVIKAEYLEIPKGSKPTIDAKMSPGEWKDAVCLSGDMLDNGQNIGFINGWEDTRHWGYLKWDDTNLYLYFVMWDEYYDYAPDNNQNWEFDSMELYFDGDNSKTLDNYDGVDDIQIRFNLAQEGLDDIDVGYGTGPSWNWDKTGTEYATRETEKGWDLEIAIPLANMQIPVGQDFGFDWQLNDCDDPGEDQNRTVYRWWAPGEPEWRNASMFGTAVLSKGQGVKSQPVKVESYALSQNYPNPFNPTTTISYSVAKAGNVELKVYDLTGKEVATLVNEVKPAGQYTVTFNGQNLTSGVYFYTLKSGDQTFTKKMSLVK, from the coding sequence ATGAAAAAGTTCGCAGTACTGCTTTTCGCCATCTTTGTCCTGACTTTCGGCTCGGGTTTCGCCCAGGTGAATGAGGACGGTGTGTTGGTGGTCCCCAAAACTGCCGCCAAGCCGGTCATCGACGGTGAGTTCGATGATGTCTGGAAATACGTCGGCGAGACGCTGTGCATCATTCGCGATGCGGGCGACGCTGCGGATCCGGACGACTGGTTCGATCTGTTCGGCAGCCTCAAGATGATGTTCGACGACGAGAATCTTTATGTTTGGCTGTGGGTGCATGACGAACTGATCAATCCCGGCACGGACTGGCAGTATGACGGCGTCGAGCTCTATTTCGATGCCGACAACAGCAAGACCGAAGGCGGATATGACGGCGTCGACGACGTCCAGATCCGCTTCAATGTCGGTGAAACCACTACCGACAAGATCGATGTCGGTTATGGCAATGCCGCCGGTTGGGGATACAATCGCGACGGTATAGATTTCTATATCGGTGAAACTGCGATCGGCTGGGTGCTGGAAGCCGCCATGCCCTTGGCTGATCTTCAGCTTGTGCCTGGAACCGAGTTCGGTTTCGACTGCCAGATCAACGACGCCGATGAGTCGACCCGTTCCAATATGTACCGCTGGTGGTCGAACAACAACGACGAGTGGCGCAACGCCTCGTTGTTCGGCACCGCATATTTGGACAACAAGCGTGTGATCAAGGCCGAGTACTTGGAGATCCCCAAGGGCTCCAAGCCGACCATCGACGCCAAGATGAGCCCCGGAGAATGGAAAGATGCGGTCTGCCTGTCCGGCGACATGTTGGACAACGGCCAGAACATCGGCTTTATCAACGGCTGGGAAGACACCCGTCATTGGGGCTACCTGAAGTGGGACGACACCAACCTGTATCTCTACTTCGTCATGTGGGATGAGTATTATGACTATGCGCCGGACAACAACCAGAACTGGGAATTCGACAGCATGGAGTTGTACTTTGACGGCGACAACAGCAAGACGCTCGATAATTATGACGGCGTCGACGACATTCAGATTCGCTTCAACCTTGCTCAGGAAGGCCTGGACGACATCGATGTCGGTTACGGGACCGGCCCAAGCTGGAACTGGGACAAGACCGGCACCGAGTATGCGACTCGCGAGACTGAGAAAGGTTGGGATCTGGAAATTGCCATCCCCTTGGCGAACATGCAGATTCCGGTCGGCCAGGATTTCGGCTTTGACTGGCAGCTGAACGACTGCGACGATCCGGGCGAGGATCAGAACCGCACCGTCTATCGTTGGTGGGCGCCCGGCGAACCGGAATGGAGAAATGCCTCCATGTTCGGTACCGCGGTGTTGTCCAAAGGCCAAGGCGTCAAGTCGCAGCCGGTTAAGGTCGAGTCCTACGCTCTGAGCCAGAACTATCCGAACCCGTTCAACCCGACCACGACGATTTCCTACTCGGTTGCCAAGGCCGGAAACGTCGAGCTCAAGGTCTATGATCTGACGGGCAAGGAAGTTGCCACCCTGGTGAACGAAGTAAAACCCGCCGGTCAGTACACGGTCACGTTTAACGGCCAGAACCTCACCAGCGGTGTTTACTTTTACACCCTCAAGAGCGGCGACCAGACCTTCACCAAAAAGATGTCTCTGGTCAAGTAA